The following proteins are co-located in the Sandaracinaceae bacterium genome:
- the rpsF gene encoding 30S ribosomal protein S6: MTSAAAAPARWAREYETIYILRPNVDAAEAERVATRVREVMERLEAKLTKVDTWGKRRLAYPIQKHTRGIYVYLRYVGFGDIVAELERNLRLLDAVIRFQTIVLEDMVDPSTVAVDPNEVEFEAVEQSDDEPELTFAQRLGLEERARRDDRDMDGSDDDGDDDGDSDGDNNDDSEDEEA; the protein is encoded by the coding sequence ATGACCAGCGCAGCAGCGGCGCCCGCCCGGTGGGCCCGCGAATACGAGACCATTTACATCTTGCGTCCCAACGTGGACGCCGCCGAGGCCGAGCGCGTCGCCACCCGTGTCCGTGAGGTCATGGAGCGGCTCGAGGCGAAGCTCACCAAGGTGGACACCTGGGGCAAGCGCCGCCTGGCGTACCCCATCCAGAAGCACACGCGCGGCATCTACGTGTACCTGCGCTACGTGGGCTTCGGGGACATCGTGGCCGAGCTGGAGCGCAACCTGCGCCTCCTCGACGCCGTCATCCGCTTCCAGACCATCGTCCTCGAGGACATGGTCGACCCGAGCACCGTGGCCGTGGACCCGAACGAGGTCGAGTTCGAGGCCGTCGAGCAGAGCGACGACGAGCCCGAGCTGACGTTCGCGCAGCGCCTGGGCCTCGAGGAGCGCGCGCGCCGTGACGACCGCGACATGGACGGGTCGGACGACGATGGCGACGACGACGGGGACAGCGACGGCGACAACAACGACGACAGCGAAGACGAGGAGGCCTGA
- a CDS encoding 30S ribosomal protein S18 has translation MDSRDGRDSDGRRRRGGGGMGAGGGRKRSPNFSGEEAQSFDYKDPQQLKYFISDRGKITPRRVSGLSAKQQRALTLAVKRARNIALLPYTTSK, from the coding sequence ATGGACTCGCGCGACGGTCGGGACTCGGACGGTCGCCGTCGCCGTGGTGGTGGTGGCATGGGCGCCGGCGGTGGCCGCAAGCGCTCCCCCAACTTCTCCGGCGAGGAAGCCCAGAGCTTCGACTACAAGGACCCGCAGCAGCTGAAGTACTTCATCAGCGACCGCGGCAAGATCACCCCGCGCCGTGTCAGCGGTCTCTCCGCGAAGCAGCAGCGTGCGCTCACCCTGGCGGTGAAGCGCGCCCGCAACATCGCGCTCCTTCCCTACACCACGTCGAAGTGA
- a CDS encoding 50S ribosomal protein L9, translating to MASNVQVVLKSEVEHLGSFGQIVKVRRGYARNYLIPRGLAVMATRATMKQAEHEKALAEKKAQKLREEQERLAESLKGIVVMVAKEASPEGKLFGSVTAQDVAEALERKDVKVDKRKLVMPEETIKDVGSYVVEVKFAYGVRAQVKLEVKTAS from the coding sequence ATGGCATCGAACGTACAAGTTGTTTTGAAGAGCGAGGTCGAGCACCTCGGCAGCTTCGGTCAGATCGTCAAGGTGCGTCGCGGCTACGCCCGCAACTACCTCATCCCGCGTGGCCTGGCCGTCATGGCCACCCGCGCCACGATGAAGCAGGCCGAGCACGAGAAGGCCCTGGCCGAGAAGAAGGCGCAGAAGCTCCGCGAGGAGCAGGAGCGCCTGGCCGAGAGCCTGAAGGGCATCGTGGTCATGGTGGCGAAGGAAGCGAGCCCCGAGGGCAAGCTCTTCGGCTCCGTCACGGCCCAGGACGTCGCCGAGGCGCTCGAGCGCAAGGACGTCAAGGTGGACAAGCGCAAGCTCGTCATGCCCGAGGAGACCATCAAGGACGTGGGCAGCTACGTCGTCGAGGTCAAGTTCGCCTACGGCGTGCGCGCCCAGGTGAAGCTCGAGGTCAAGACCGCTTCCTGA
- a CDS encoding YqgE/AlgH family protein yields the protein MNTGIAPGLLVAAPSLRCPFFHHSVVLVVDHDEQGSFGFVINKLAGVALDQLIDQLDIQRTVSTSLPVLMGGPVSPESGWIVYDREEALAAQGDEDRALVIGERLAFTASLGVLEQMAHGDGPERGVMLLGYSGWSAGQLEREMLQGSWIPADLDLDLIFATPVKERWAAALDALGIDPGRMSARVSSA from the coding sequence GTGAACACCGGCATCGCCCCCGGGCTCCTGGTTGCGGCACCCTCGCTGCGTTGTCCGTTCTTTCACCACAGCGTCGTCCTCGTGGTCGACCACGACGAGCAGGGCAGCTTCGGCTTCGTCATCAACAAGCTGGCCGGCGTGGCGCTGGACCAGCTGATCGATCAGCTGGACATCCAGCGCACGGTCAGCACCTCACTGCCCGTCCTCATGGGCGGGCCCGTCTCCCCCGAGTCGGGGTGGATCGTGTACGACCGGGAGGAGGCCCTCGCCGCGCAGGGGGACGAAGACCGCGCGCTGGTCATCGGTGAGCGCTTGGCCTTCACCGCCTCGCTGGGCGTGCTCGAGCAGATGGCGCACGGCGACGGACCCGAGCGCGGCGTCATGCTGCTGGGCTACTCGGGCTGGTCGGCGGGGCAGCTGGAGCGCGAGATGCTGCAGGGCTCTTGGATCCCGGCGGACCTCGACCTGGACCTGATCTTTGCCACGCCCGTCAAAGAGCGCTGGGCGGCGGCTCTCGACGCGCTCGGGATCGACCCTGGCCGCATGTCTGCGCGCGTGTCGAGCGCCTGA
- a CDS encoding DUF2236 domain-containing protein, giving the protein MSGQEQGTQQALGPDGFVERYVNRAQARRLYGSLPDRYARYYLEADPVADALAVAIAERRVSRAQIDGALRNGLASVSEPAAELRAFIAALEDTPSWVDYALMNEGARVYQRLGPAAMFILSAWSLMNGYHSAPAIKPLVWTRQLDKMAPRRLAETGRFVIETVEVDGLRRYREGFRINAHVRVMHATVRRMILGGGEWNTPAWGLPINQADMAGTTLEFSALVLRGAESMGFLLTDRERRAVMHLWRYSGFLSGVHPELLAELDTLERTENFANMIYDVQPGPDADSVALAAALRRVPASRARNSWEARLAELVIRYHDGLTYAFNGPEVASALQIPNPEWRHVIHVTRAMVTPLEVLRRTTPGLERVTTRLGRFLLRANVEGMLAGKEPGFEPKRAAAA; this is encoded by the coding sequence ATGAGTGGTCAAGAACAAGGCACGCAACAGGCGCTCGGACCCGACGGCTTCGTCGAGCGCTACGTTAACCGCGCGCAGGCCCGCCGCCTCTACGGCTCCCTGCCGGACCGCTACGCCCGGTACTATCTGGAGGCGGATCCGGTCGCCGACGCGCTGGCCGTGGCGATCGCCGAGCGCCGGGTGAGCCGCGCCCAGATCGACGGGGCCCTGCGCAACGGGCTCGCGAGCGTGTCCGAGCCGGCCGCCGAGCTGCGCGCGTTCATCGCCGCTCTCGAGGACACCCCGTCGTGGGTGGACTACGCGCTCATGAACGAGGGCGCCCGGGTGTATCAACGGCTCGGGCCCGCCGCGATGTTCATTCTGAGCGCCTGGTCGCTCATGAACGGCTACCACTCCGCGCCGGCCATCAAGCCGCTGGTGTGGACGCGGCAGCTGGACAAGATGGCGCCGCGCCGACTGGCGGAGACGGGGCGCTTCGTGATCGAGACGGTCGAGGTGGACGGTCTGCGGCGCTACCGCGAGGGCTTCCGCATCAACGCCCACGTGCGGGTGATGCACGCCACGGTGCGCCGCATGATCCTCGGCGGCGGCGAGTGGAACACCCCGGCGTGGGGGCTCCCCATCAACCAGGCGGACATGGCCGGCACCACCCTCGAGTTCTCGGCGCTGGTGCTGCGCGGGGCCGAGTCCATGGGCTTCCTGCTGACCGACCGGGAGCGGCGCGCGGTGATGCACCTGTGGCGCTACTCGGGCTTTCTGAGCGGCGTACACCCCGAGCTGCTGGCCGAGCTGGACACGCTGGAACGCACCGAGAACTTCGCGAACATGATCTACGACGTGCAGCCTGGCCCGGACGCGGACTCGGTGGCGTTGGCCGCCGCGCTCCGGCGCGTGCCCGCCTCACGCGCGCGCAACTCCTGGGAGGCCCGTCTGGCGGAGCTGGTCATCCGCTACCACGACGGGCTGACCTACGCGTTCAACGGGCCGGAGGTGGCCTCGGCGCTGCAGATCCCGAACCCCGAGTGGCGGCACGTGATCCACGTCACCCGCGCGATGGTCACGCCCCTCGAGGTGCTGCGGCGCACCACGCCGGGGCTCGAGCGGGTGACGACGCGCCTGGGACGGTTCCTATTGCGCGCGAACGTCGAGGGCATGCTAGCCGGGAAGGAGCCCGGCTTCGAGCCCAAGCGCGCCGCGGCCGCCTGA